Proteins encoded within one genomic window of Arachis ipaensis cultivar K30076 chromosome B08, Araip1.1, whole genome shotgun sequence:
- the LOC107613725 gene encoding uncharacterized protein LOC107613725 isoform X2, which yields MLGSYSQPNNKALFGWVLVAKDLSPPNTINGTLKKPIDYSLIWTSENLGIKQDSNVYVWTPAAPDGYKAVGHVVTTSADKPALNKVMCVRIDLTDQCEKNSVIWNGPNGINFFEARPSNRGTQSPSVQVGTFVAQYVNATGPLTISCLKNTKSIASSMPNVQQIEAIVKAYSPIMYLHPHEEFLPSSVNWFFSNGALLFTRGNESNPVAIAQNGTNLPQDPNNDGAFWLDLPADAANKDRVKKGNLESARSYIHVKPMLGGTFSDIAMWVFYPFNGPARAKVDFFNINLGKIGEHVGDWEHVTLRVSNFNGELWQMYFSQHSHGQWVEASQLEFQSGNNNNKPVVYSSLHGHASYPHAGLVLQGTSNIGVRNDTDSSNIVMDLGLHDLVSAEYLGSQVVEPPWLNYFREWGPKVDYDIDDELKKVAKALPGRLRSLLDKVVKSLPSEVLGEEGPTGPKVKNNWNGDEV from the exons ATGTTGGGTAGTTACAGCCAACCAAACAATAAGGCCTTGTTTGGATGGGTCCTTGTGGCAAAAGATTTGTCCCCACCAAACACCATTAATGGAACATTAAAGAAACCGATTGATTACTCACTTATATGGACCAGTGAAAATCTTGGCATCAAACAAGACAGCAATGTCTATGTTTGGACACCAGCAGCTCCTGATGG GTACAAAGCTGTTGGGCATGTTGTGACAACTTCAGCGGACAAACCTGCCCTTAACAAAGTGATGTGTGTGAGGATAGACCTTACCGACCAATGTGAGAAGAATTCAGTGATCTGGAATGGTCCCAATGGCATAAATTTCTTTGAGGCAAGGCCAAGCAATAGAGGAACTCAATCTCCTAGCGTTCAAGTAGGAACATTTGTTGCACAATATGTTAATGCCACTGGCCCTCTAACAATTTCATGCCTTAAAAACACCAAAAGCATTGCATCATCAATGCCTAATGTGCAACAAATTGAGGCTATAGTTAAGGCTTATTCTCCAATTATGTACTTGCATCCTCATGAAGAATTCCTTCCTTCTTCAGTCAATTGGTTTTTCTCAAATGGAGCATTGCTATTCACAAGAGGGAACGAGTCGAATCCGGTGGCAATAGCGCAGAATGGAACCAACCTACCTCAGGATCCGAACAATGATGGTGCGTTCTGGCTTGACCTTCCGGCCGACGCAGCCAACAAAGATAGGGTGAAGAAGGGAAATTTGGAAAGTGCAAGAAGCTACATACATGTGAAACCAATGCTTGGTGGAACTTTTAGTGACATTGCAATGTGGGTGTTCTACCCATTCAATGGGCCTGCAAGGGCAAAAGTGGATTTCTTTAACATTAACTTGGGGAAAATAGGTGAACATGTTGGTGATTGGGAGCATGTTACATTAAGGGTAAGCAATTTCAATGGAGAATTATGGCAAATGTATTTCTCACAACATAGTCATGGTCAATGGGTTGAAGCCTCACAACTTGAGTTCCAAAGTGGGAACAATAATAACAAGCCTGTGGTTTATTCTTCTTTGCATGGACACGCATCTTACCCACACGCTGGCCTTGTTTTGCAAGGAACAAGTAATATTGGTGTGAGGAATGATACTGATTCAAGTAACATTGTCATGGATTTGGGGTTACATGACTTGGTTTCTGCTGAGTATTTGGGTTCTCAAGTTGTGGAACCTCCATGGCTTAACTATTTTAGAGAATGGGGTCCAAAAGTTGATTATGACATTGATGATGAGTTGAAGAAAGTGGCTAAAGCATTGCCTGGGAGGTTGAGATCTCTTTTAGACAAGGTTGTGAAGAGTTTGCCAAGTGAAGTGTTAGGAGAAGAAGGGCCAACTGGTCCTAAGGTGAAGAATAATTGGAATGGAGATGAGGTTTAG